In the Salarias fasciatus chromosome 13, fSalaFa1.1, whole genome shotgun sequence genome, one interval contains:
- the cul9 gene encoding cullin-9 isoform X1: MVGERRNGNLLVQLGPRLQAYPEELIRQRRTHDGQTEYLIRWCLVTIDDGSSSGGAAGEAGNAGSSGVGGSSNSTSGETKPENILMWMSTEDVYANCPTLLGKRKADSQRPLPEQQQQGGEAFGAAGSGGELPADVTFDEVELSDMKEDVKNLVRRARKQMAKKSDFSINIMHTIHVLSAYASIGSLVGVFKETGALNLLMELLCNKETQTRRSAGKMLRALASHDAGSRAYVLLSLSQQDGIEQHMDFENRFTLLELFAETTSSEEHGISFEGIHLPQIPGKLLFSLVKRYLCVTSLMDKLNTAGAEPERQDASPSPASSGSAHQAEQLRVQREFDFTMAMANLISELVRVMGWDRNRQPPDGAAHRQGGGGVALGEEPAEEASCRPILRSIFQPRFCSSPISFAPSSVTVAPAAAAAPPKKKAGNGFKTRSDFASRTAYAEYVQDNLKSGMTVRMLEDYEEVSAGDEGEFRYSNDGSPPVQVYWNSLSRTYWVHWHMVEIVGSGSGSQAEKETQEKASSLTETLKLTAVSQTFFSKPPGGLYSLPYLSEGRQAEPVSLSRGEWWEILFFIKKLEAKQQQEVNELLLQSLDHQELPLDDSALLTLSVPSDVARKLLHYLKQKLPSSCLGDLLCSHTFSKHYLRRGGASMEDEELLGEESTPAHTHTRTHTLTHSSHCLCSAAESSLSSSGVGGGAAGGGQSCSSSSALASSSSVMASVSKKAKKEAPLESGGWETESELPAEDDSKYPEDLEDKIKVFNSPRVQGKKTVLEKLGEVVELLKKSTSSSSSSSSSSSSDVHLQLAAVLFMTRLLEEKGAQEKNSMRSDSAQTIRDRVLKQLVDLLGSSSKDLVLSTLRLTHLLMLKYEWRVSFATEGGVKAVLSAMQTFSTNTHLQQLALATLKVITGASKHDLRSVGISLPLSESGTQMMLEIFASIGSATPEGSRGLLGVIPAAIDLLLGTKGSTLSVRNGLLVIIMLISSHRSLAEQLVACEVTAVLKKCLSLSKTETMLAIIALNQICMVHKLESRDSSEHLDLKDTELQMLAVSLKELTATKEVIQTLEQLLCEDNAQLDEERSQVTHSRETYQDLIRLMEQHRADRSVQLSILRILNTFLENYKEDELPWHESIEPCLSSMTAFISDREVVQMLVRFLFRLATVNKDYAVVMCRVGTKEALVKALDKHSSNLLLVPELRDLLTDCDKYASLYKKMTTSVLAGCIQMVLGQIEEHRRSHQPINIPFFDVFLRNLCQGSSVELKEDKSWEKVEVSSNHHRANKLTDKNPKTYWESNGCTGSHFISIYMHKGVVIRQLAILVASEDSSYMPARVLVLGGDDPANINTELNTVNVTPSASRVVLLENMTRFWSIIQIRIKRCQQGGIDTRVHGFEVLGPKPTFWPVFKEQLCCRTFLFYSTKAHSWCQEVKEERTQLLQLFNKLNSALRHEQMFADRFLPDAEAAEALGRTCWEALITPIVHSITLTESSAALSPLSWLLSEYLENAESARRCKGRAAIFNSRVRRLTHLLVHVDTSQADSEELRPPVKSNGKEAKNKDSSTSSSSSSSSSSKPKMKSSSSIAGIALCWQGVVQHQVKRFLESSCSLPDFVERYRMLYLRLKNAMEELFGQQTAFVLALRHGFSAALLQLSILRAMHVSERFAQYIDQIIEASGAACGGGVETLERLQQFLEPMLFLSGLELANTFEHFYRYYLGDRLLAQGNVWLESAVVDHIGSCFPSRFPQQMLKNLSESAELQQEFHLYRLQQLDRHLQDQDQDQVSPHARPAAPGGAEARSRRAEPHVWMCLALQLMEEEWVESEDEADVQVLVLSPRCWTVSSLCFLDRPGKHFPPELCSYLDQFTQFYTHSQSLCAVPLWKPRRLQWTWLGHAELQFGCSTLKVSTLQMFILLHFNHKQEVRVEDLLQESGLSADVLLHALLPLIADGAPLTCSRPEEPRTGVLRLNQQVASLCMDGSVPSMRLLPRQTYLKVDEDAVGTLERKRNYIYCLIVNIMKQEKEMHIDNLVFKVLDSVQKRESGAGGRFGCSSSDVLSCILHVISRGFVRRGEENPHIVEFLPDDPATPHKGPAQFSLRRSDSQEEGAHFSLLEDGALDAVLFSMGRTMSQEDVRQLMQRTVQQVSGTLSLDADRAEHLLVHCRWNVDVLVQRYTDDPDELVMAAGLKCRNPQPPPSPAASCPVCLGPRTVTMETVPSLSCMHYCCRSCWQEYLTSRIEQNLLMNCNCPITDCQAQPTSHFFLSVLSDKDTIAKYENARLRGYVESCSNLTWCTNPQGCDRILCKENLGSMGTCSKCCWTSCFSCNFPEAHCPASCSHMSQWMDDGGFYEGMNMEAQSKHLAKLISKRCPSCQAPIEKNEGCLHMTCAKCNHGFCWRCLKPWKPTHKDYYNCSAMVSKAARQEKKFQDYNERCTFHHQAKDFAVNLENRVSSINEALQMKSLTFVIDACKVLAQARKVLAYSCVYSYYNQETEKMDVMEQQTEALDLHTNALQILLEETLLQCTDLASCVRLLKQEHLNTGLELIRRIQERLLAILQHSTQDFRVGYQSKGSQESESTQTSNLSNHTDTNKGPKSNQATDSGDSDNNNYPGEDGGEEAEDDDDDEYDEEYVPEWHEDYDEDDIDEDDFFSDDDESENLERDFSPFD, encoded by the exons ATGGTGGGTGAACGTCGGAACGGGAACCTCCTGGTGCAGCTCGGTCCGCGGTTGCAGGCCTATCCGGAGGAGCTGATCCGTCAGCGTCGAACACACGACGGTCAAACGGAGTACCTGATACGCTGGTGCCTCGTCACCATTGACGATGGCTCCAGCTCTGGGGGCGCAGCCGGCGAGGCGGGCAACGCGGGGAGCTCAGGCGTGGGCGGGTCCAGCAACTCCACGTCCGGAGAAACCAAGCCCGAGAACATCCTGATGTGGATGTCCACAGAGGATGTGTATGCCAACTGCCCCACTCTGCTGGGCAAGAGGAAGGCGGACTCCCAGCGCCCCctgccggagcagcagcagcagggcggcgaGGCGTTCGGCGCCGCGGGGAGTGGTGGCGAGCTCCCGGCGGACGTCACCTTTGACGAGGTGGAGCTGTCGGACATGAAGGAAGACGTGAAGAACCTGGTACGCCGTGCCCGGAAGCAGATGGCCAAGAAGAGCGATTTCTCCATCAACATCATGCACACCATCCACGTGCTGAGCGCCTACGCAAGCATCGGCTCGCTGGTCGGCGTCTTCAAGGAGACCGGCGCCCTCAacctgctgatggagctgctgtgcAACAAGGAGACGCAGACCCGGCGCAGCGCGGGGAAGATGCTGCGAGCACTGGCCTCGCACGATGCAG gcagtcGTGCGTACGTCCTGCTCTCCCTCAGCCAGCAGGACGGAATCGAACAACACATGGACTTTGAGAACCGCTTCACGCTCTTGGAGCTTTTTGCCGAGACCACCTCGTCTGAGGAGCACGGCATCTCCTTCGAGGGCATCCACCTGCCGCAG ATCCCCGGGAAGCTGCTGTTCTCGCTGGTGAAACGTTACCTGTGCGTCACGTCTCTGATGGACAAGCTCAACacggcgggggcggagccagagaggcAGGACGCCAGCCCGTCCCCCGcctcctctggctccgcccaccaggcGGAGCAGCTGCGGGTGCAGCGGGAGTTCGACTTCACCATGGCGATGGCCAACCTCATCTCCGAGCTGGTGCGCGTGATGGGCTGGGACCGCAACCGGCAGCCGCCCGACGGCGCCGCCCACcgccagggaggaggaggcgtggcCCTGGGGGAGGAGCCGGCGGAGGAGGCGTCGTGCCGCCCCATCCTCAGGTCCATCTTCCAGCCCAGATTCTGCTCTTCGCCCATTTCCTTTGCCCCCTCTTCCGTCACCGTGgcgcccgccgccgctgcggcACCGCCGAAGAAGAAGGCGGGAAACGGGTTCAAGACCCGGTCGGACTTCGCCAGCCGCACGGCGTACGCGGAGTACGTCCAGGACAATCTCAAAAGCGGCATGACCGTCCGCATGCTGGAGGACTACGAGGAGGTGAGCGCCGGCGACGAGGGCGAGTTTCGATACAGCAACGACGGCTCGCCGCCGGTTCAG GTGTACTGGAACTCCCTGTCCAGGACCTACTGGGTCCACTGGCACATGGTGGAGATCGTGGGCAGCGGCAGCGGCTCGCAGGCGGAGAAGGAGACGCAGGAGAAGGCCTCCTCCCTGACGGAGACGCTCAAGCTCACCGCCG TTAGCCAGACCTTCTTCTCGAAGCCGCCCGGGGGTCTCTATTCGCTGCCGTACCTGTCGGAGGGCCGGCAGGCGGAGCCGGTGAGTCTGAGCCGGGGGGAGTGGTGGGAGATCCTCTTCTTCATCAAGAAGCTGGAAgccaagcagcagcaggaggtgaacgagctgctcctgcagagcctTGACCACCAG GAGCTGCCGCTGGATGACTCCGCCCTCCTCACCCTCTCCGTTCCCAGTGATGTTGCCCGGAAGTTGCTTCACTACCTGAAGCAGAAGCTGCCGTCGTCGTGTCTCGGCGACCTGCTCTGCTCCCATACCTTCTCCAAACACTACCTGAGGAGGGGCGGAGCCAGcatggaggacgaggagctgctAGGTGAGGAGAGCacaccggcacacacacacacacgcacacacacactcacacactcctcacactgcTTGTGTTCTGCAGCTGAAAGCTCTCTGAGTTCCTCAGGtgtgggaggaggagcggcaggcggaggccagagctgctcctcttcatcggccctggcctcctcctcctcagtgatgGCCTCCGTCTCCAAAAAAGCCAAGAAGGAGGCGCCGCTGGAGTCGGGCGGCTGGGAGACCGAGAGCGAGCTGCCCGCCGAAGACGACAGCAAGTACCCCGAAGACCTGGAGGACAAGATcaaag TGTTCAACAGCCCGCGGGTTCAGGGGAAGAAGACTGTGCTGGAGAAACTGGGTGAAGTGGTGGAGCTGTTGAAGAagagcacctcctcctcctcgtcctcgtcctcctcgtcctcctccgacGTCCACCTGCAGCTGGCCGCGGTCCTCTTCATGACCCGCCTGCTTGAGGAGAAAGGAGCGCAGGAGAAGAACTCCATGAGGAGCGACTCGGCTCAGACCATCAG GGACCGGGTCCTGAAGCAGCTGGTGGATCTCCTGGGTTCCTCCTCCAAGGACCTGGTTCTGAGCACGCTGCGTCTCACTCACCTGCTCATGCTGAAGTACGAGTGGAGGGTTTCTTTCGCCACAGAGGGCGGAGTCAAAGCCGTGCTGTCTGCCATGCAGACCTtctccaccaacacacacctgcagcagctggcccTGGCG ACCCTGAAGGTCATCACGGGCGCCAGCAAGCACGACCTGCGCAGCGTGGGCATCAGCCTCCCGCTCTCCGAGTCCGGCACGCAGATGATGCTGGAGATCTTCGCCAGCATTGGCTCGGCCACGCCCGAAGGCTCcagggggctgctgggagtcaTTCCCGCCGCCATCGACCTCCTGCTCGGGACCAAAGG CTCCACGCTCTCGGTGAGGAACGGCCTGCTGGTCATCATCATGCTCATCTCCAGCCACCGCAGCCTGGCCGAGCAGCTGGTGGCCTGCGAGGTCACCGCCGTCCTCAAGAAGTGTCTCAGTCTGTCCAAGACGGAGACCATGCTGGCCATCATCGCCCTCAACCAGATCTGCATGGTCCACAAGCTGGAGAGCAGAG acagCAGTGAACATCTGGATCTGAAGGATACGGAGTTACAGATGTTGGCTGTGAGTCTGAAGGAGCTGACGGCCACTAAAGAGGTGATTCAGActctggagcagctgctgtgtgaagaTAACGCACAGCTGGACGAGGAGCGCAGCCAg GTCACCCACAGCAGGGAGACCTACCAGGACCTGATCCGTCTGATGGAGCAGCACCGAGCCGACCGCAGCGTGCAGCTCTCCATCCTCAG GATCCTGAACACGTTCCTGGAGAACTACAAGGAGGACGAGCTGCCGTGGCACGAGAGCATCGAGCCGTGCCTGTCCTCCATGACGGCCTTCATCAGCGACAGAGAG gtggtGCAGATGCTGGTCCGCTTCCTGTTCCGCCTGGCCACGGTGAACAAGGACTACGCGGTGGTGATGTGCCGCGTCGGCACCAAAGAGGCTCTGGTCAAAGCTCTGGACAAACACAGCtccaacctgctgctggtgCCGGAGCTCCGCGACCTCCTCACCGACTGCGACAAGTACGCCAGCCTCTACAAGAAGATGACCACCAGCGTGCTGGCGGGCTGCATTCAG ATGGTGCTGGGGCAGATCGAGGAGCACCGCCGCAGCCATCAGCCAATCAACATCCCCTTCTTCGACGTCTTCCTCAGGAATCTGTGCCAAG ggtccagtgtggagctgaaggaggatAAAAGCTGGGAGAAAGTGGAAGTTTCGTCCAATCACCATCGAGCGAACAAACTGACTGACAAGAACCCGAAAACCTACTGGGAGTCCAACGGCTGCACCGGCTCGCACTTCATCAGCATCTACATGCACAAAGGAGTCGTCATCAG ACAGCTGGCCATCCTGGTGGCCAGCGAGGATTCCAGCTACATGCCGGCTcgtgttctggttctgggtgGAGACGACCCGGCCAACATCAACACGGAGCTCAACACG GTGAACGTGACGCCGTCGGCCAGCCGTGTGGTTCTCCTGGAGAACATGACTCGCTTCTGGTCCATCATCCAGATCAGGATCAAGAGGTGTCAGCAG GGCGGCATTGACACGCGGGTGCACGGGTTCGAGGTCCTGGGTCCGAAGCCCACCTTCTGGCCCGTGTTCAAGGAGCAGCTGTGCTGTCGGACCTTCCTGTTCTACAGCACCAAGGCCCACAGCTGGTgtcaggaggtgaaggaggagcgaacgcagctcctgcagctcttcaaCAA gctcaACAGCGCTCTCAGACACgagcagatgtttgcagatCGTTTCCTTCCCGACGCCGAAGCTGCCGAAGCTCTCGGTCGAACCTGCTGGGAAGCTCTCATCACCCCGATCGTCCACAGCATCACTCTGACGG AATCCTCAGCGGCACTCAGCCCTCTGTCCTGGCTGCTCAGCGAGTATCTGGAGAATGCCGAGTCGGCGCGCCGCTGTAAGGGCCGGGCCGCCATCTTCAACTCCCGAGTGCGGCgcctcacacacctgctggTCCACGTGGACACGAGCCAGGCCGACAGCGAGGAGCTCCGCCCCCCCGTCAAATCCA ATGGCAAAGAGGCGAAGAACAAAGACTCgtcgacctcctcctcctcctcctcttcttcgtccTCCAAACCCaaaatgaagagcagcagcagcatcgcgggcatcgccctctgctggcaggGAGTCGTGCAGCACCAG GTGAAGAGGTTCCTGGagtccagctgcagcctgcCGGACTTCGTGGAGCGGTACCGGATGCTGTACCTGCGACTGAAGAACGCCATGGAGGAGCTGTTCGGGCAGCAGACCGCCTTCGTCTTGGCCCTGCGACACGGCTTCTCAGCcgcgctgctgcagctctccatcCTCAGAGCCATGCAC GTGAGTGAGCGTTTTGCGCAGTACATCGATCAGATCATCGAGGCCAGCGGGGCGGCGTGTGGCGGCGGCGTGGAGACCCTGGAGCGGCTGCAGCAGTTCCTGGAGCCGATGCTCTTCCTGTCGGGGCTGGAGCTCGCCAACACCTTCGAGCACTTCTACAG gtactACCTGGGCGAccggctgctggctcaggggaaCGTGTGGCTGGAGAGCGCCGTGGTGGATCACATCGGCAGCTGCTTCCCCAGCCGCTTCCCGCAGCAGATGCTGAAGAACCTGAGCGAGTCggccgagctgcagcaggagttcCATCTGTaccgcctgcagcagctggaccgccacctgcaggaccaggaccaggaccaggtcagCCCGCACGCACGCCCAGCAGCACCCGGCGGAGCCGAGGCCCGGTCCAGACGGGCGGAGCCTCATGTGTGGATGTGCTTGGCtctgcagctgatggaggaagaGTGGGTGGAGTCGGAGGACGAGGCGGACGTCCAAGTTCTGGTTCTGTCGCCGCGCTGCTGGACGgtgtcctccctctgcttcctgGACCGACCCGGCAAACATTTCCCCCCAGAACTCTGCTCCTACCTGGACCAGTTCACACAGTTCTACACCCACA GCCAGTCCCTCTGTGCCGTCCCTCTCTGGAAGCCTCGCCGGCTGCAGTGGACGTGGCTCGGACACGCCGAGCTGCAGTTTGGCTGCTCCACGCTCAAAGTTTCTACACTGCAGATGTTCATCCTGCTGCACTTCAACCACAAACag GAGGTGCGGGTGGAGGACCTCCTGCAGGAGTCCGGTCTCTCTGCTGACGTTCTCCTTCACGCTCTGCTCCCGCTCATCGCTGACGGAGCTCCGCTCACCTGCAGCCGGCCAGAGGAGCCCAGAACAG GCGTGCTGCGGTTGAACCAGCAGGTGGCGTCTCTCTGCATGGACGGATCGGTGCCGTCCATGCGCCTCCTGCCCAGACAGACGTACCTGAAGGTGGACGAGGACGCGGTGGGGAcgctggagaggaagaggaactaCATCTACTGTCTGATCGTGAACATCATGAAGCAGGAGAAGGAGATGCACATCGACAACCTGGTCTTCAAG gtcctggaCTCGGTCCAGAAGCGGGAGTCCGGCGCCGGCGGACGCTTCGGCTGCAGCTCGAGCGACGTGCTGTCCTGCATCCTGCACGTCATCAGCCGGGGCTTCGTGCGGCGCGGCGAGGAGAACCCGCACATCGTGGAGTTCCTCCCCGACGACCCGGCCACCCCCCACAAAGGCCCGGCCCAGTTCAGCCTGAGACGCTCCGACAGCCAGGAGGAGGGAGCCCACTTCAG CCTGCTGGAAGACGGGGCTCTGGACGCGGTTCTGTTCTCGATGGGTCGCACCATGTCGCAGGAGGACGTTCGTCAGCTGATGCAGAGAACAGTGCAACAG gtgTCCGGTACCCTCAGTCTGGATGCGGACCGGGCCGAGCACCTTCTGGTCCACTGCCGCTGGAACGTGGACGTCCTGGTGCAGCGTTACACCGACGACCCCGACGAGCTCGTCATGGCCGCCGGCCTCAAGTGTCGGAACCCTCAGCCGCCGCCAAGCCCCGCCGCCTCCTGTCCCGTGTGCCTGGGACCCCGCactgttaccatggagacggtCCCGTCACTCAGCTGCATGCACTACTGTTGCAGG TCGTGCTGGCAGGAGTACCTGACCTCCCGGATCGAGCAGAACCTGCTGATGAACTGTAACTGTCCCATCACGGACTGCCAAGCTCAGCCCACGTCGCACTTCTTCCTCAGCGTGCTCAGCGACAAGGACACCATCGCCAAG TACGAGAACGCCCGGCTGCGGGGCTACGTGGAGAGCTGCTCCAACCTGACGTGGTGCACCAACCCTCAGGGCTGCGACCGCATCCTCTGCAAGGAGAACCTGGGCAGCATGGGCACATGCTCCAAATGCTGCTGGAcctcctgcttcagctgcaaCTTCCCCGAG GCTCACTGCCCTGCCAGCTGCAGCCACATGTCTCAGTGGATGGACGACGGAGGATTCTATGAAGGCATGAACATGGAGGCTCAGAGCAAACATCTGGCGAAGCTCATCTCCAAACGCTGCCCCAGCTGCCAGGCGCCCATCGAGAAGAACGAGGGCTGTCTGCA CATGACCTGCGCCAAGTGTAACCATGGGTTCTGTTGGCGGTGTCTGAAGCCGTGGAAGCCGACACACAAAGATTATTACAACTGCTCGGCCATG GTCAGTAAAGCTGCTCGACAGGAAAAGAAGTTCCAGGATTACAACGAGAGATGCACCTTCCACCACCAGGCCAAG GACTTCGCGGTGAACCTGGAGAACAGGGTGTCGTCCATAAACGAGGCGCTGCAGATGAAATCCTTGACCTTTGTCATCGACGCCTGTAAAGTCCTCGCCCAGGCTCGAAAG GTTCTGGCCTACTCGTGCGTCTACAGTTACTACAACCAGGAGACGGAGAAGATGGACGTGATGGAGCAGCAGACCGAGGCTCTGGACCTGCACACCAACGCTCTGCAGATCCTGCTGG AGGAGACCCTGCTGCAGTGCACCGATCTGGCCTCGTGTGTCCGGCTGCTGAAACAGGAACACCTCAACACGGGACTGGAACTGATCCGACGCATCCAGGAACGCCTGCTGGCGATCCTGCAGCACTCTACCCAG gacttCAGGGTCGGCTATCAGTCCAAGGGGAGCCAGGAATCCGAATCCACTCAGACTTCCAACCTGTCCAACCACACAGACACCAACAAAgg TCCGAAGTCGAACCAGGCGACGGACTCCGGGGACTCGGACAACAACAACTACCCGGGTGAGGACGGcggcgaggaggcggaggacgacgacgacgacgagtACGACGAGGAGTATGTTCCCGAGTGGCACGAGGACTACGACGAGGACGACATCGACGAGGACGACTTCTTCTCCGACGACGACGAGTCGGAGAACTTGGAGAGAGACTTCAGCCCCTTTGACTGA